In the Nerophis ophidion isolate RoL-2023_Sa linkage group LG19, RoL_Noph_v1.0, whole genome shotgun sequence genome, one interval contains:
- the LOC133538401 gene encoding tubulin beta-4B chain-like isoform X1, translated as MREIVHIQVGQCGNQMGTKFWEVITDEHGIDPSGAYHGDDELQLRRINVYFNEATGGKYVPRAILVDLEPSTMDCVRSGPLGQIFRPDNFVFGKGGAANNWAKGHYTDGADMVESVVEVVRKESESCDCLQGFQLTHSLGGGTGSGMGTLLIYKIRDEFPDRIINSFSVMPSPKVSDTVVEPYNSTLSVHQLIENTDQTYCIDNEALYHICFRTLKLSTPTYGDLNHLVSFTMSGVTTCLRFPGQLNADLRKLAVNMVPFPRLHFFMPGFAPLTSRGSQQYRALSVRDITKQVFDARNMMVACDPSQGRYLAVATVFRGRLSMKEVDEQMLTIQDKNSSYFVEWIPNNISTAVCDIPPRGLKMSVTFIGNSTAIQELFKRISEQFTAMFRRKAFVHWYTEQGMDEMEFTEADNNINDLVSEYQQYQDAKVDDEGEFEEEVEEGA; from the exons ATGAGGGAAATCGTGCACATCCAAGTCGGCCAGTGTGGAAACCAGATGGGTACTAAG TTCTGGGAAGTGATCACCGACGAACACGGCATCGATCCATCAGGGGCTTACCATGGCGATGATGAGCTGCAGCTGCGCAGGATCAACGTCTACTTCAACGAGGCAACAG GGGGCAAATATGTTCCCCGTGCCATTCTTGTGGACTTGGAACCTAGCACCATGGACTGCGTAAGGTCTGGACCCTTGGGTCAAATTTTCAGACCTGACAATTTTGTGTTTG GTAAGGGTGGCGCTGCTAACAACTGGGCCAAAGGTCACTACACTGATGGTGCTGACATGGTTGAATCTGTTGTGGAGGTGGTACGTAAAGAGTCAGAAAGTTGTGACTGTCTGCAGGGCTTCCAACTCACACACTCGCTTGGCGGTGGGACCGGCTCTGGTATGGGAACCCTACTTATCTACAAGATTCGTGACGAGTTCCCTGATCGTATCATAAATAGCTTCAGTGTGATGCCCTCGCCCAAG GTGTCAGATACGGTCGTAGAACCTTACAACTCCACTCTGTCAGTCCATCAGCTTATCGAAAACACAGATCAAACGTACTGCATCGACAACGAAGCTCTGTACCACATCTGCTTCCGCACTCTCAAGCTGAGCACACCCACCTACGGAGACCTGAACCACCTCGTGTCGTTCACCATGAGCGGGGTCACCACCTGCCTGCGCTTCCCCGGCCAGCTCAACGCCGACCTCCGCAAACTGGCGGTCAACATGGTGCCTTTCCCCCGCTTGCATTTTTTCATGCCGGGCTTCGCCCCCCTGACCAGCAGGGGCAGCCAGCAGTATCGAGCCCTCTCGGTCCGCGACATCACCAAGCAAGTGTTCGACGCCAGAAACATGATGGTCGCGTGCGACCCCAGCCAAGGACGCTATCTGGCGGTCGCCACAGTGTTCCGTGGCCGCTTATCCATGAAGGAGGTCGATGAGCAAATGCTCACGATCCAAGACAAGAACAGCAGTTACTTTGTGGAGTGGATCCCCAACAACATCAGCACCGCCGTGTGTGACATCCCGCCCCGCGGACTCAAGATGTCCGTCACTTTCATCGGCAACAGTACGGCCATACAGGAGCTGTTCAAGCGCATCTCCGAGCAGTTCACGGCCATGTTCCGCCGCAAGGCCTTCGTGCATTGGTACACAGAGCAGGGGATGGATGAGATGGAATTTACCGAAGCCGACAACAACATTAACGATTTAGTGTCCGAGTACCAGCAGTACCAGGATGCCAAAGTGGACGATGAGGGTGAATTTGAGGAAGAGGTTGAAGAGGGTGCTTGA
- the LOC133538401 gene encoding tubulin beta chain-like isoform X2 — MAMMSCSCAGSTSTSTRQQGFQLTHSLGGGTGSGMGTLLIYKIRDEFPDRIINSFSVMPSPKVSDTVVEPYNSTLSVHQLIENTDQTYCIDNEALYHICFRTLKLSTPTYGDLNHLVSFTMSGVTTCLRFPGQLNADLRKLAVNMVPFPRLHFFMPGFAPLTSRGSQQYRALSVRDITKQVFDARNMMVACDPSQGRYLAVATVFRGRLSMKEVDEQMLTIQDKNSSYFVEWIPNNISTAVCDIPPRGLKMSVTFIGNSTAIQELFKRISEQFTAMFRRKAFVHWYTEQGMDEMEFTEADNNINDLVSEYQQYQDAKVDDEGEFEEEVEEGA; from the exons ATGGCGATGATGAGCTGCAGCTGCGCAGGATCAACGTCTACTTCAACGAGGCAACAG GGCTTCCAACTCACACACTCGCTTGGCGGTGGGACCGGCTCTGGTATGGGAACCCTACTTATCTACAAGATTCGTGACGAGTTCCCTGATCGTATCATAAATAGCTTCAGTGTGATGCCCTCGCCCAAG GTGTCAGATACGGTCGTAGAACCTTACAACTCCACTCTGTCAGTCCATCAGCTTATCGAAAACACAGATCAAACGTACTGCATCGACAACGAAGCTCTGTACCACATCTGCTTCCGCACTCTCAAGCTGAGCACACCCACCTACGGAGACCTGAACCACCTCGTGTCGTTCACCATGAGCGGGGTCACCACCTGCCTGCGCTTCCCCGGCCAGCTCAACGCCGACCTCCGCAAACTGGCGGTCAACATGGTGCCTTTCCCCCGCTTGCATTTTTTCATGCCGGGCTTCGCCCCCCTGACCAGCAGGGGCAGCCAGCAGTATCGAGCCCTCTCGGTCCGCGACATCACCAAGCAAGTGTTCGACGCCAGAAACATGATGGTCGCGTGCGACCCCAGCCAAGGACGCTATCTGGCGGTCGCCACAGTGTTCCGTGGCCGCTTATCCATGAAGGAGGTCGATGAGCAAATGCTCACGATCCAAGACAAGAACAGCAGTTACTTTGTGGAGTGGATCCCCAACAACATCAGCACCGCCGTGTGTGACATCCCGCCCCGCGGACTCAAGATGTCCGTCACTTTCATCGGCAACAGTACGGCCATACAGGAGCTGTTCAAGCGCATCTCCGAGCAGTTCACGGCCATGTTCCGCCGCAAGGCCTTCGTGCATTGGTACACAGAGCAGGGGATGGATGAGATGGAATTTACCGAAGCCGACAACAACATTAACGATTTAGTGTCCGAGTACCAGCAGTACCAGGATGCCAAAGTGGACGATGAGGGTGAATTTGAGGAAGAGGTTGAAGAGGGTGCTTGA